ggccagaccaaagccaggagtcaggagcctcctctggatctgacacgtgtgtgcaggggcccaaacagttggccatcctctgctgccttcccaggcatactagcagggagtgggattggaagagaagtagttgagacttgaaccactgcccatatgggatgctgatgtcacaggcagtggccctacctgccacactgcaatgctggccctaatactattattttattacagaggcacagaggcagagagtgaatcagctggctcgctccccaaatgcacacaacagccctggttgaaatcaggagccagtcacttaatccagttctcccatgtgggtgggagggaatcaagtacttgagccagaaactgctgcctcccaggacggccatcagcaggaagctggaattgagaagtggagctgggctaggccaaactcctgcccccTGGAAAGACAGGGAAATCCCAGTTGAATGTCTCAAGTTGGTTTGTGGAGATGCAACCACACAGTTTTAACTTCTGGAAATGAAAGGTGAAGCTAAAGTTCTCAAGTTGATGGATGGAGTCCTACTTAATAAGATACCAAAGACACAGTGCATGTGGGGGAAGCAAGCCTGCTTCTACAATTAACTTTATAATAACTGTTAACAATTATTTctggggccagagccgtggcgcagcaggttaacccccggcctgaagcgccagcagcccatgtgggcgccggttctagtcctggctgctcctcttctgatccagctctctgctatggcccgggaaagcagtggaggatggcccaagtccttgggcccctgcacccacatgggagaccaggaagaagctcctggctcctggcttaagatcgggcagctccggccgttgctgcgaattggagagtgaaccatcagatggaagtcccctctctctctggttctgcctctcctctctctgtgtaactctgactttcaaataaataaatctttaattatttctataaagttgtaataatttcattttcttagctCTGCTTCTATTCTAAGTAAAATATCTTTTGTGAAAGAAGTAAATGAATGTAAATGTTCGAATCTAATCGGCATTTATGCCACTGAATATTCTTTGAAAGAATGCAACTCCCACAagcacgtcttttttttttttttttttttttctcctaggaATACATGGGACCAAGGGAGGGCCAGTGAACCGCTAAAGCTACCAAAATCCTTTAGCTTTAAGTGCGAGGTGTCGAGGGCGCTGCCCCGCAGGTGCGCCTGCACTGTAAAACGAGTAACAGGCGTGGAGGCGAGGGAGAAGCAAAGGGCTGGAGAGCAAAAACACGATCAAGCATGACAAGGACGGGAGGCGGCTGGCACACAGCCCCAGCACAGGTACCCAACAACCTGAAAACAGCCTAGAATGTGCTTTTCTACGgggtaacaaaaaaaaaaaaaaaaaaaatcactggttaACCGAGTCTAAGTCATCAGAGGAACGGCGCGTTCAGGATTCCACCGGCACTTGTCACCTCCGTCCCTCTTAGTCTCGGTCCTTCCGGAAAAGCGTTCATTTCCGCCAATCTCACGAGTCAGAAATACAAACTTCCTTTGAAGAACtgttaaaatgattttctttcctGAAAAATGAGAATAGCTAAGTGTTAAAAAATGTGCTTGATGTCCACAGAGTCCGTTGCGAGCAAGAAACTAGTTTTAGAGTCTTGCGCAAACTCGGTttccgggccgggccggggcggaaGGGGCGGTGCTCGTCTTGCGTCACAAGCCAGCGCCGGAAGTTGACAGCGACACTGCGTGTTGGGAGCAGATGCGGAGTTTCTCCGTTCTACGCAGGTAAGGAGTTATGGGGCTGGGGTTTAGGTGTGGGTATTTGAGCCAAACCAGAAAGACACTTGGGGGCTAAGAAGGTCCAGTGCGAGGTTAGAGTCAGGAGATGCTGGTGGAGGAGTTGGTGCCGTCAGTGCTTTGCCTGGTTTCTTTTAGTTGAGCTGTTTAGCCATTGGGAATTATTTTAGTATTCTTCCCGGCGGTTAGTCTGTTCCGTTTTGGAGGGATATTCATGTGTTAGATGAGAACTCGAGTTTTGAGCCGAATCTGAATCCTTTTGCCTGCGCAAACTAGTATCTCTCAGCCTCGCTTTCTTCGTGTATAAAACAGGAGTGACACTTGagggttgttgtgaagattatAATGAAGGAACAAAATGCGGATCATTTTCTGTCGTGCCCAGTTTGGGGTCGACTCTCAGtacttgtgtgtgtctgtgtggtttgCCCCTTAGACCTAACTCCCAGGCACGGAGAAGAGCGCAGATGAGGGGGAACTGGGATCTCTTTCAGTTTTTCCTGAAAAAacaaggggagggagggctgtTCGGGTTTGTGAGGAACCCCTTTGAAATACTGAGGATTTGATTCTGTGTTTGCAGGGACTGACAATGGACGCCCAGAAAGACGTTCAGCCCCCAAAGCAGCAGCCAATGATATATATTTGTGGAGGTAAGGATAACGCTACATAAAGTAAGAGTATTTTGcttaatttgtttttgaaattattaCATTTATCCTTTGAATGAATGAGTCATTGGTGTTTAAAGTTATAAAGGAGCGCCTCGTAGCACCACTTAAAACTCTTATTTGCTCTGGAAAAACAGCATTGCCCACAACTCTCTTCTTTCCCATTTAGTATATTTTGTAATATCATACCCTTGCCTGATATGGTTAAGATAATTTGCCTGTCTGcactgttttccttttaaatttgagtaagccttttttttttttttctccctagaaTGTCacactgaaaatgaaataaaatccagGGATCCAATCAGATGCAGAGAATGTGGATACAGAATAATGTACAAGAAAAGGACAAAAAGATGTATCCTTTAACTCTACTTTTAAAATCTGAGGTAGGAGCCAACTGTAGAGTGATGCAGGGGTTGATAGACACTACTTCTGGTAGAAACCGTAAGAACTTTGGATTAATTAAAGAGATATTATTAGCATTTTTCATAGACAAGAACTGAAGCACTAAATAATTGAAATACTAGTTGATTTTGATTCTCATAAGTTTATTTTCCAGAGATTCTGTATTTACATAAGAACTGATTGTTCAGCTTGACAAATAAATTATACAAGGAGTAATACAAATATTGTGTATGCTACTTAGTAGGAAAAAGTGGAGCCAACACATGAGACTAAACACTGAGAGTGAGTTGTAATTTTCTaacataacttttttaaaatcacaagttATTACCTTTAGCATTCAGTGCTTTTTGATACATTGGGTTTTTTTTCATTGGTTGGGAAAAGTGCTAATAAaaattgaaagcttttatttactttatatctAGTTGTTGTAATAAATAGTGAATTCCAGGTCTTTGtgcattttaaattaacaaactAGCTTGTTGCACATGTAAAGTGATTTGGAAGTCTTCAgtctttttctgtaattttcaactacattttttttttccttaactcaGATGAATACAGTGGTGGTCTTTGATGCGCGTTGAAATGTGCATTCAGAGGAATATCTTCATTTGTACTTGCATTTGCTGTTAATGTTTCTCATTGTTGTATGGCTTTTGGTTTAGCATCTTTTTGAACTACGTATGATTTCATTTTGAACCATATTGTATTTAGGTATCTTTTAATGTAAAGAAGTTAGATTACATgacttataatttaattttattgtttatgtaATGTGACACAAATGAAGGttaaaattactttcttaaaCTATGCTTGCAAGCAGAACCTAGAATCATCTGGGGTCTTTgtgaaaaatgcagatttttagAGCCCTCTGAAAGTCTAATTAAATAAATTCCTTGGAAATCACTGTGTCATGAGATGTTTGTGAAATTTCCAGTGTCTTTGGTACAGAATGTAGCAGTGTGTTTGCTGTCAGCATACGTATGTCATTTTAAGTTCAGTTTTTCATATACTACATGTCCTGTGGTAAGTAATAGGCCTTTCTGTATACTGTATGAGTATTTTTCAAACCTTGGATGAGGAAAGGGAAATGGTTTaatggttgctttttttttttttttttttaagatttatttgaaaagcagagttgcagagataggtagggagagacagagaaagagattgtccatctctagttctctccctagatggccacaacagtcagggctggggcaggccaaaaccaggagcttctaactgggtcttccatgtggatgtaggggcccaaatgtttgagccatcttctgcttttccagggtcagggagctggatcaaaagtggagcagccaggacttgaactggtgttcacatgggatgctggcatcgcacgTGGCACcctgtgctgcaacactggccccattggTCACTTTCTGTGAAACAAAATTGACCCAAGCAAAGTGGATGACACACACTGTTACATCAGGTACAGTTTTCCAGGTGCAGTCATTCATTCAGGCAAAACAGTTCTGCTTtcagaatataaagagaataaggATTGGCCTCCCTTGAATTAGTAGATAAATGTTTAAATCTTTTGCTGCAGTATTTGAGATACGGAATTGATTGTCC
Above is a genomic segment from Oryctolagus cuniculus chromosome 6, mOryCun1.1, whole genome shotgun sequence containing:
- the POLR2K gene encoding DNA-directed RNA polymerases I, II, and III subunit RPABC4, whose product is MDAQKDVQPPKQQPMIYICGECHTENEIKSRDPIRCRECGYRIMYKKRTKRLVVFDAR